The Pontibacter sp. SGAir0037 DNA segment CCTTTCGTATGAGCATGGTGTGAGTGCCACCCGCTACGAAGAAGAAAGACGTACTTTCAATAAAGTAGACTTAGGCCCTTACATCCAGCTGCACATGACGCGTTGCATCCTGTGCTATCGTTGTGTGTATACAGCCGATCAGATTACGGATAAGCGTGTGCACGGTGTATTAGGTCGTGGCGACGCTGCGGAGATCGGTACTTACATCGAGAATGTAATCGACAACGATTTCTCCGGAAACGTAATTGATGTATGCCCTGTGGGTGCTTTAACAGATAAAACCTGGCGTTTCAAAAACCGGGTATGGTTTACTAAACCGCTGGATGCCCACCGTGACTGCCCAACATGCAGCGGCAAGGTAACACTTTGGAACCGTGGTGATCAGGTACTTCGCGTAACAGCCCGTAAGGACGAATACAACGAAGTAGAAGAGTTTATCTGTAATACCTGCCGTTTCGATAAAAAAGAAATGAGCGACTGGACCATAGAAGGCCCTCGACACATAGACAGAGGCTCTGTTATATCAGCCAACCACTATGAACTTCCTGTAGTGAATGTACCGATTGTGCCGAACTTACCTAAATCTACTAAGAAAAACCTGCCTCAGCACTAATTTATGGAGTCTGTAGACCTAATATATAAAGCGATATACATCCTGGCAATTTTTGGCATCACCCTGCTGATTGCAACCTACTCTACTTATTTCGAGCGTAAAATTGCAGCTTTTATCCAGGACCGCAGGGGGCCGAACCGTGCCGGACCAATGGGACTGCTGCAGCCGTTAGCCGATGCCGGTAAACTCTTTTTTAAAGAAGATTTTATACCAGCAAAAGCTAACAAAGCGCTGTTTATTATAGGGCCGGGCATTGCCATGATTGTAGCCTTGATGTCGAGTGCTGTTATTCCGTTTGGTGACAGATTACTGGTAGCCGGACGCGAAGTATTTCTACAGGCGATCGAAGTAAATATTGGTGTTCTTTATGTATTTGGAATAGTTTCCTTGGGCGTATACGGACTGATGATTGGAGGATGGGCTTCCAATAATAAATTCTCGTTACTGGGTGCCATACGTGCTGCCTCGCAAAATATCAGTTATGAACTGGCAATGGGTTTATCCCTGATCGCGGTGTTAATGCTGAGCGGCTCACTTTCATTAAGAGAGATTGCAGCACAACAGGCAGGCTTTAACTGGAACATCTGGTACCAGCCACTTGGGTTTATCATTTTCCTGGTATGTGCCTTTGCAGAATGTAACCGTACACCTTTCGACTTACCTGAAAGTGAGGCCGAACTAATTGGTGGTTACCACACAGAGTATGGCTCTATGAAGCTGGGAATGTACCTGTTTGCAGAATATATTAACATCTTTGTAGCGTCTGCAGTAATGTCTACACTTTACTTTGGTGCTTACAATTTCCCGTTTATGGAGAACCTGCGAGCAGCCATCAGCGATCCCGTACTGGCGAACAACGTGGTTACGATAGTAGGGGTGGTGGCCATGTTCACCAAAATATTCCTGTTCATCTTCTTCTTTATGTGGGTTCGCTGGACGCTTCCACGCTTCCGTTACGACCAACTGATGAAGCTGGGCTGGCAGATATTGATTCCGCTTGCTATCCTGAATATTTTATTAACAGGCGGTGGTATTCTACTGAAAGAGCACTTATTTTAAAATAAAGTACCTAAACTTGAATGTTGCCTGTTATATGACTGTTAAAACAGACATACGCCAACAATCATAAGCTGAAAGAAATGGAACCATTATCAAATAGAAGAAAGAACGTTGAAAAAAAGGAAATGACTTTCGCAGAGAGAGCTTATCTTCCTGCTATTGCTCAAGGTCTTTCTATTACCCTGAAGCACTTCTTTAAAAAGAAAGCAACTATACATTACCCGGAAGAAACGCGCCAGCGCAGTGATGTGTGGCGTGGCCTGCACGTGCTAAAGCGCGACGAGCAAGGCCGTGAGCGTTGCACTGCCTGCGGACTTTGTGCTGTAGCCTGTCCGGCAGAAGCCATAACCATGACAGCCGGTGAGCGCAAAAAAGGAGAAGAGAACCTGTATCGTGAAGAAAAATATGCAGTAACCTACGAGGTAAATATGCTGCGTTGTATCTTCTGCGGCTTATGTGAAGAGGCATGCCCTAAAGCTGCTATTTTCTTACAGGATGATAAACTTGCTCCGGCCCGTTTCGAGCGCGATGAATTTATATATGGCAAAGACCGATTGGTAGAGCCATTAAAAACTACAGAAACAAAATAAACTCCGATGACAGAGAACCTGTTTTATTTCCTTGCTTTCCTTACGCTGCTGTGCGCACTGATGGTCGTTATTTCAAAAAACCCTGTTCATAGCGTAATTTTCCTGATCATTACCTTCTTCACCATTTCAGGACATTACATTCTGCTGAACGCACAATTTCTGGCGGCTGTCAACATTATTGTGTATGCCGGAGCTATTATGGTATTGTTCCTGTTCGTAATCATGTTCCTGAACCTGGGTAAAAACCAGCAGGATGTAAAAACAAAAACAATCACAAAAATAGCAGGTACTATAGCTGGAGGTATGCTTTTCGTGGTATTTATTGCGGCCATGAAAGATGCTGCTTTAACAGTATCTACGCCAGAAGAATATAACTCTCAAATAGGCATGGTAGAAAACCTGGGAGCTGTACTGTTTACACAATACCTGTTGCCCTTCGAGCTGGCCTCGGTGCTTTTCTTAGTAGCCATGGTAGGTGCTGTTATGCTTGGAAAGAAAGAAACAGGAGAAAGTCACTTCTAAATTTCAGAACATAAGATACAGTAAAAGCCGGAGCAATTCACTTCGGCTTTTTTATGGCCTTGTTCTTAGCTGAACCTCTAACAGTTCTGAATTGCCCCTGTCATCATCCGACACAGCAATTATTCTATACCGCCTGCCACCGCCGCTTTTCTCAAGCACAACCAGCGATTCAACTTTTCCTATATACGTAGCGCCATCAGGTCGGGTAATAACAGCGGCCGGAACCGATACGATAGCGCTATCGTCGGCAGGAATAGCATCAAGAGGAATATACCCTATGTAGCTGCCCAACACCTCACCATCATTTACAGCGTCTGCTGTATTTTCTATAGAAGCAGTAAAGAACAGCTTTTCATCGAAAACAAATGCACCCGAAAAACCAGCTTGCAAATCACCTAAAATAGGCAGATGAAACTGATGAATAGCCGGCGCAGGGAAAGTTGGAACATGCAGGTTTTCAGTTGCATCTCCGATACCAGCACCGCCACTTAAGCTTAAACCAGAATCAGCTGATTCTTGCTCTACAGGGTTGTAGGTAAGAAATCTGAAAAATTCATCCAGGTCGTACGAAAGAAGTATATTAGAACCATCTCCAACACCGCGCTGCAGTAAAAACAACTTATCATTGCTTGCTGCTACTCCTTCTATGTTTAGTTCGGCATTTTGCAAAGCCCCAGAACTTTGAATTTGTGCATAAAGATCTTCTAATTTATGCACGGTAACCACAACATTGCTGTTTGGAGAACCGGCATTTTCCACTAAAAAAGCACTGTTGCGCATAGGCCCGGAGCCAGAACCCAACAGCAGCAGGTAATGTTTGTTGTTCCTTAAAAAAGAGGTCATCCCTTCTAGGTCCAGTTTCTCGGCTTTCGGCACTCTTCCTGTTATAAAATTTGCTGTATCTGATAATACAAGCCGTTCCACCAGCTGAAAGTCCTGATCCAGCTTGTATAAAAAAGGAGAATCGTCTCCGATAACATAATAATATTTACCTACAGCCTCTAAACCAGACGCGGAAGGGATTTTATCATAAAATACCTTATTTTGAATAGATGCTCTCATTCTTAAGCTTGAATCAATAGAAACAGGAGATTCCGAAATAAGTACGCGGGTTTCGGGAAGGCGCCTGCAGGAAAAAGTAAGAAGTGCTGTTAATATAATGGCTATAAGAAAAAAACGCTGCAAAACCATAAAGCTGAAACAAGTTAATTACCAGTATACGCACTCCATTCAAAACTGTACGAAGCAGATATAAGCTGCAGATATATTGTTGTTACAACCAAAGTGCAAAGGTTCAATAAGAATATAAATATGTTATGGATATTTAAAAAATGAGGATAACTTTGCGAATTGATATAGGATTATACATCAATCAGCCATAAGTTCACCCTACATAAGATGAACCAGATACCTGAGGTTATCAGAACCATTCCTTTAGAGTACTACCTTTACTTTAGTGCCGCCCTGTTTTCTATAGGCGTAATAGGAGTGCTTACCCGGCGAAATGCCATTGTTATTTTCATGTGTATAGAGCTCATGCTAAATGCCGTGAACGTGTTGCTGGCTGCTTTTGCTGCCTATCGTTCCGATGCTAACGGCCAGGTATTCGTGTTCTTTATCATGGCTGTGGCAGCAGCCGAAGTATGTGTGGGGCTAGCGATTATTGTAATGACCTATCGCAATATACGCTCTACCGATGTGCAGTTACTCAATTACCTGAAGTGGTAACAGCTCCTAAACCTGAACTACTAAAGCTTAAATAACTATAAGATGCAAGAAATAGTAATGCCCGCCAATAACCCGGAAATGGGGCTGCTGTGTTTACTTGTTCCGTTGCTGCCTTTCATTGGCTTTTTAATTAACGGACTTGGAAACCGTAAAATAGCCAAAGGTTTGGTGGGAATAATTGGCTGTGGAACCGTACTGGCCTCTTTCCTGATCTCTGTATACTTATTTTTTGACTTTACCTCCAACGGTAGCAGATCTTATATAGTAGATTATTATAACTGGGTATCGGTAGGTAACCTGCAAATCAGCTTTTCCTTTCTGATCGACCAGCTTACGTTGCTCATGATGCTCATGGTAACAGGTATCGGTTTCTTTATCCACCTGTACTCTTCAGGCTACATGAGCCACGACGAAAACTTTGGAAAGTTCTTTTCTTTCCTGAACCTGTTCATGTTCTCCATGCTCCTGCTGGTACTGGGCTCTAATTATGTAATGATGTTTGTAGGATGGGAAGGTGTAGGTCTTTGCTCTTACCTGCTCATCGGCTTCTGGAATAAGAACACCAACTATAACAATGCTGCTAAGAAAGCCTTCATCATGAACCGTATTGGTGACTTAGGCTTTTTATTAGGCATTTTCCTGATCTTTATTACCTTCGGTAGTGTAAGCTATCCGGAAGTATTTGCCTCTGCAGCCCGCATGACCGGCATGCAGGATTCTACTGTACTGATTGCCATTACCATGTTACTGTTTGTAGGTGCAATGGGTAAAAGTGCACAGATTCCTTTGTTTACATGGCTACCAGACGCGATGGCAGGCCCTACTCCTGTTTCGGCTCTGATACACGCAGCCACCATGGTTACCGCTGGCATCTACATGGTTATCCGCTCCAACGTATTATATGTACTGGCTCCTACTACCTTAGAAGTTATTGCTATCATCGGTCTGATAACAGCCCTGCTGGCAGCTACCATAGGTCTGGCACAAAACGATATCAAAAAGGTATTGGCTTACTCCACAGTCAGCCAGTTAGGATTCATGTTCCTGGCGCTGGGTGTTATGGCCTTCTCCTCTTCTATATTTCATGTGTTAACACATGCATTCTTTAAAGCGCTTCTTTTCCTGGGTGCCGGTAGCGTAATTCACGCTATGAGCAACGAGCAGGACATCCGCAGAATGGGCGGTTTACGAAAAGCCCTTCCTATTACATTTCTTACCTTTCTGATTGGTACGCTGGCTATTTCCGGAATACCTCCTTTTGCCGGTTTCTTCTCTAAAGACGAATTGCTGGCTCACGTATGGCACCACAGCAAAATTATGTGGGGATTTGGCGTGCTGGCTTCTTTTATGACGGCTTTTTACATGTTCCGATTGCTGTTCCTGACCTTCTTCGGGAACTTCAGAGGCACAGAAGAACAACGCCATCACCTGCACGAATCACCAGCTGTTATGACCATTCCTCTTATTGCGCTGGCTGTGTTATCTACTATCGGTGGTTTTATCGGAATGCCGGAAGTATTCGGAGCCGATCATATTTTGGCTAATTACTTTGAACCAATATACGACTATGCCCGCGCAGCCAGTTCTACAGCCTTAGCTCCGCTACAGGTTGATCATGCGACAGAGTACATGCTAATGGGTGTATCGGTAGCCGTAGCTGTAGTTGCTATTATTATAGCTTATGCCATGTATGTGAAGAAGAATACACTACCGGCAGAAGAAGGCACACCTTTATCTCCGGCACATAACCTGGTGTATCATAAGTACTACATCGATGAAATCTACAATGCGATATTTGTTCGCCCGCTTATGTGGCTCTCAGGTATACTGCACCGTGTGGTAGATACGGTACTGGTTGACGGTATTGTAAATGGAGTTGGTAAGGTGGTGATGGTAAGTAGCCGCACCCTCCGCTTTGCACAAAGTGGTGCCACCGGCTTTTATTTACTAGTGATGGTGTTCAGCATCGCCCTGATTCTATTTTTAAACTACTTTATCTAAGGTTCTTAGAAAAATGATAACAGCTCTATTACTTTTCTGGCCAGCCCTTGCTGCACTACTATTGTTACTTATAAAAGGAGAGGGAGCCAAGAAAATTGCCTTCATAGCCACGCTTGTGGAGTTTGCCGTTGCTCTTTATGCCACAGTGAACTTTGTAAATGAAACTACCGACCCACAGTTTGCCCTGATTCTTCCCTGGGTAGAAAGTGCTGGTATAACCTTTAGCATTGGCATGGACGGCATTAGCCTTCTGATGGTGCTGCTAACAACATTCCTGGTGCCATTAATCGTGCTGTCTTCTTTTAAGCACGACTATAAAAATCCAGGGGCTTTTTATGCCTTAATCCTGTTCATGCAAACAGGCCTGATTGGTGTGTTTACGGCGCTGGATGCTTTCCTGTTTTATTTCTTCTGGGAGGTAGCACTTATTCCAATTTACTTTATTGCGGCTATCTGGGGCGGAGAGCGAAGAATACCTGTTACATTTAAGTTCTTCATCTATACCATATTCGGTTCCCTTTTCATGCTGGCTGCTTTCATTTACCTGTACTTCCAGACAGGAGGAACGGCTTCTTCAGCACATTCATCCAATGTAAATGCATTTTACCAGATAGCCTTAGATACTGATACACAGAGCTGGGTATTCTGGTTTTTATTCCTGGCATTTGCCATAAAAATGCCAGTGTTCCCATTCCACACATGGCAACCGGATACCTATACAGAATCTCCAACACAGGCTACTATGCTGTTATCAGGTATTATGCTGAAAATGGGTATCTATGGTGTTCTGCGTTGGCTATTACCTGTGGTTCCTTACGGTGTAAGTGAATGGGTAGAGGTAGTACTGGTGCTTTCTATTATAGGTATTGTCTACGCTTCTGTTATTGCTATACGCCAGCGCGACCTGAAACGCCTGATCGCTTATTCATCTATTGCACACGTAGGCCTCATTTCAGCAGGTATCTTTACCATGAACGAGCAAGGCTTGCAGGGTGGCGTTATTCAGATGCTTAGCCACGGCATAAATGTAGTAGGCCTATTCTTCATTATCGACATCATCTTTAGCCGCACCAAAACCAGAGATGTGACCAGTCTGGGTGGTATAACTCAAACTACGCCAGCGCTGTCAATCTTCTTCATGATTCTGTTGCTGGGTTCTGTAGCATTACCACTTACTAACGGGTTTGTAGGTGAGTTCCTGCTGCTTTCGGGCGTGTTTCAGTTTAACTACTGGTTTGGCGGTGTTGCTGGCTTAACCATTATACTTGGTGCAGTGTATATGCTGCGTATGTTTCAGGGAGTTATGTTCGGTACAAAGTCACCGGCTACAGAAACTTTCGCTGATCTTACTTTCAACGAAAAAGCAGTATTGATTCCTTTAGTAATTATGGTATTCTGGATCGGTTTATTCCCCAATACTTTTTTAAATATATCAGAACCTGCTGTTGGCAAATTGCTGCACATCATTAACAGGTAATAAGGCAAGAAAACAGATACGAGTTTTACAGGAAATACAACAACATGACTTCGATTATACTTTTAGCTGGATTTGGGATCATAAACCTGTTCATGGGTTTCCTGAAATCTAAAAGAATACTGTTGCCGCTGGTACTGCTCTTTTTAGCAATCGTATTTGGCGTTAACCTGATCAGCTGGAACGATACCCAGAGCTTCTTTAACAATATGCTCACTATCGATAATTTTGCGGTAGCTTTTACGGGTATCATGGTTCTGTCTACGTTAATGCTTATCCCTTTCTCACAGAGCTACGTAACCAACCGGGATCAAAACCTGGCAGAATACTACTCGTTGCTGCTGTTTGCCCTGGTTGGTGCCATCATGATGGTAAGCTATGAAAATATGCTCATGTTGTTTATTGGTATTGAGATTATATCAATAGCCATGTATGTGCTGGCTGGCAGTAACAAGAAAAGCTTACGTTCTAACGAGGCAGCCCTTAAATATTTCCTGATGGGAGCCTTCTTTACAGGTGTACTTCTATTTGGCATAGTACTGGTGTATGGCGCAACAGGTTCTTTTGATATTACTACTATCGGAAACACACAGGCCATAGCAGCAGATGGAGTAATGAACACTATGTTTGTTTTAGGCTTACTGCTTATAGTAATCGGCATCTCTTTTAAAGTAGCAGCAGCCCCCTTTCATTTCTGGACGCCGGATGTTTACGAAGGAACACCAACGCTGTTTACTGCTTTTATGTCTACGGTAGTAAAAACAGCCGGTGTAGCAGCTTTTTACAAACTGATGGTAGCAGCTTTTGCCGCATCTTACGAAACCTGGTTCCCTACGCTGATTGCCATTACCGTTTTAACACTGGTGGTAGGAAATATAGGTGCTGTGGTACAAGGTAATGTAAAGCGGATGCTGGCTTACTCTAGTATTTCACACGCCGGATACATGCTGATGGCATTAGTAGCTTTTAACCGCTACTCCGACTCATCTATCTTCTTTTATGCTATAGCATACTCAAGCGCCAGCATTGCCGCATTTGCTGTGCTTAAGCTGGTAGCAGATCAACGCACTGACAGCACTTTTACAGGATTAAACGGACTCGGCAGAACCAACCCACTATTAGCTTTTGCAATGACAGTATCAATGCTATCCTTGGCTGGCATACCGTTAACTGCAGGCTTCTTTGGCAAATTCTTTATTTTCTCTGCTGTTGTAGAAGCACAGAACATGATGTGGCTGGTAGTAGTAGCCGTTATATTGGCAACAGTTGGTATTTACTATTACCTGAAGCCAGTGATTGCCATGTATATGCATCCTGCTGAGAACCAGGAGAAGATTCATGTTAGCAGCCTGGCATCTTTTGTGCTGATCTTTATAACTATATTAACGATCTTACTGGGTATTGCTCCAGCTTTAGTAAATAACTTGCTGTAAACATACAACCGCTAAAATGAGAAGAGGCTGCCATTACAATGGCAGCCTCTTCTCATTTTATAGTATAAGTAAGCAAAAGTAAAGATACCTTTTACCGTAAACTAGCCACAACAGAGCATACTTTCTTCACTCTCACCGTTGGGTACATCATATTAACAGCAGTGCAAACAGGACTATAGTCTGTGTTCAGCTCCAGCGCTACGGTTAAGGTTAATCCGGGCTCTCTGTAAGCTTCAGGCAGATTATCAGTCGTGACAAACCCTTCCTGCAATTGGCCAATATAAGCCCTTGTTGCCGTCCTGCTATCATTTCCCGTAAGGTGCAGCACATACCAGCCATTCTGGCAATCAAGCCCGATTACCTGCGCCTGAACACAAGCAGGCTCAGGAGTTATTTCTGAGCAACCTAGCAGCAGCAAACAGCAGGCTGTAAATAAAAACTTTACAGGTTGTAAAAGTTTCATAGTTCCATCTTGTACTAATGGTAAACGTAAAATGAGATTTAAGGCAGTAGCAGTTGCCTTACAAGCAACAAAATTAGAACAGGCACATATTTAGAAAAGTAATGCTTGCAGGTATACTATAAAATTATAAGTATTAGCATCAGCCATTCATAAAAACAGCTGCCAGAAGAAGCGCTAACAAAACATACCACCCGGATAAATTTACTCTAACAATAGCCAGTATGTTGGAGAAGCCAGCAAAGGACTGAAAAAGCTCTTTCATATATCCGGATTTTAAACTGTTAAACATTATACACTCTTGTATAGGAGATGCAATTTCAATCGCTGCGGTTGCATAAGCTTTAAAATAAATTTAAAGCTGTTTTCTGCCTAGGGCATAGTTCACACCAAGGTTTAAACCAATGGCATAAGGTTTGCCCTGTGGTGCAGGAGCTCGGTCAGGGTTAGCTAGCATAGGGCTAAAGAAACTTTTAAACTCAGGACCAAACGAAACAGCAACAGTTTCTGAGATTCGTTTGCCAACACCCAGGCCAACATTACCTGAAAACTGAACATCCCGAAAAGGAGAAGCATCATCGTTGCGATTGTAATTTTGGGCCTCTACCTGGTTATGAGACGCTAAAATAGAAGTTTGCATAAGAATGTTAGCCGCTACACCACCTGTAGCATACCAATACCAATGCTTAGAAATAGCGCCATCATATTGTAAGCCAATCGGCACAGATAAATAGTTATACCGGTAATTGGTTGTAAATTCGTTTGTTTTCTGCACACTTATAGAGTCGGTGCTAAAAGAATTATCTAAAGCCGGTGCAAAAATAGTTGAAGCCGGATGCTGATAACGGGTATTGGTAAGTGGATTTGTTGAAAACTGCTCCACTATATAGCTTGATTTAGTTCTGGCATTATGCTGGCTAAAACCTAAACCTGATAGGATCTTCAGCTTCCTGCTAACTCTAACACCTGTCTTTACCTCTGCTGTGTAGGAAAAAGCCGGGGTTGTGTTTTGCTCGTACTCTTCTTGCGCAGCCTCCACATTAGAGGGTGTCATAAACGACGTTTTAAGTGCTGAGTGCGC contains these protein-coding regions:
- a CDS encoding 2Fe-2S iron-sulfur cluster-binding protein: MAKITFDGIEVEVEDGSTILQAARKIGGNVVPPAMCYYGPLKGSGGKCRVCLVKVTQGSAKDPRPMPKLVASCITQVQDGMVVENTTNEDVLNARKGIVEMLLINHPLDCPICDQAGECSLQDLSYEHGVSATRYEEERRTFNKVDLGPYIQLHMTRCILCYRCVYTADQITDKRVHGVLGRGDAAEIGTYIENVIDNDFSGNVIDVCPVGALTDKTWRFKNRVWFTKPLDAHRDCPTCSGKVTLWNRGDQVLRVTARKDEYNEVEEFICNTCRFDKKEMSDWTIEGPRHIDRGSVISANHYELPVVNVPIVPNLPKSTKKNLPQH
- the nuoH gene encoding NADH-quinone oxidoreductase subunit NuoH; translated protein: MESVDLIYKAIYILAIFGITLLIATYSTYFERKIAAFIQDRRGPNRAGPMGLLQPLADAGKLFFKEDFIPAKANKALFIIGPGIAMIVALMSSAVIPFGDRLLVAGREVFLQAIEVNIGVLYVFGIVSLGVYGLMIGGWASNNKFSLLGAIRAASQNISYELAMGLSLIAVLMLSGSLSLREIAAQQAGFNWNIWYQPLGFIIFLVCAFAECNRTPFDLPESEAELIGGYHTEYGSMKLGMYLFAEYINIFVASAVMSTLYFGAYNFPFMENLRAAISDPVLANNVVTIVGVVAMFTKIFLFIFFFMWVRWTLPRFRYDQLMKLGWQILIPLAILNILLTGGGILLKEHLF
- a CDS encoding NADH-quinone oxidoreductase subunit I yields the protein MEPLSNRRKNVEKKEMTFAERAYLPAIAQGLSITLKHFFKKKATIHYPEETRQRSDVWRGLHVLKRDEQGRERCTACGLCAVACPAEAITMTAGERKKGEENLYREEKYAVTYEVNMLRCIFCGLCEEACPKAAIFLQDDKLAPARFERDEFIYGKDRLVEPLKTTETK
- a CDS encoding NADH-quinone oxidoreductase subunit J; the encoded protein is MTENLFYFLAFLTLLCALMVVISKNPVHSVIFLIITFFTISGHYILLNAQFLAAVNIIVYAGAIMVLFLFVIMFLNLGKNQQDVKTKTITKIAGTIAGGMLFVVFIAAMKDAALTVSTPEEYNSQIGMVENLGAVLFTQYLLPFELASVLFLVAMVGAVMLGKKETGESHF
- the nuoK gene encoding NADH-quinone oxidoreductase subunit NuoK, with translation MNQIPEVIRTIPLEYYLYFSAALFSIGVIGVLTRRNAIVIFMCIELMLNAVNVLLAAFAAYRSDANGQVFVFFIMAVAAAEVCVGLAIIVMTYRNIRSTDVQLLNYLKW
- the nuoL gene encoding NADH-quinone oxidoreductase subunit L, whose amino-acid sequence is MQEIVMPANNPEMGLLCLLVPLLPFIGFLINGLGNRKIAKGLVGIIGCGTVLASFLISVYLFFDFTSNGSRSYIVDYYNWVSVGNLQISFSFLIDQLTLLMMLMVTGIGFFIHLYSSGYMSHDENFGKFFSFLNLFMFSMLLLVLGSNYVMMFVGWEGVGLCSYLLIGFWNKNTNYNNAAKKAFIMNRIGDLGFLLGIFLIFITFGSVSYPEVFASAARMTGMQDSTVLIAITMLLFVGAMGKSAQIPLFTWLPDAMAGPTPVSALIHAATMVTAGIYMVIRSNVLYVLAPTTLEVIAIIGLITALLAATIGLAQNDIKKVLAYSTVSQLGFMFLALGVMAFSSSIFHVLTHAFFKALLFLGAGSVIHAMSNEQDIRRMGGLRKALPITFLTFLIGTLAISGIPPFAGFFSKDELLAHVWHHSKIMWGFGVLASFMTAFYMFRLLFLTFFGNFRGTEEQRHHLHESPAVMTIPLIALAVLSTIGGFIGMPEVFGADHILANYFEPIYDYARAASSTALAPLQVDHATEYMLMGVSVAVAVVAIIIAYAMYVKKNTLPAEEGTPLSPAHNLVYHKYYIDEIYNAIFVRPLMWLSGILHRVVDTVLVDGIVNGVGKVVMVSSRTLRFAQSGATGFYLLVMVFSIALILFLNYFI
- a CDS encoding NuoM family protein, which codes for MITALLLFWPALAALLLLLIKGEGAKKIAFIATLVEFAVALYATVNFVNETTDPQFALILPWVESAGITFSIGMDGISLLMVLLTTFLVPLIVLSSFKHDYKNPGAFYALILFMQTGLIGVFTALDAFLFYFFWEVALIPIYFIAAIWGGERRIPVTFKFFIYTIFGSLFMLAAFIYLYFQTGGTASSAHSSNVNAFYQIALDTDTQSWVFWFLFLAFAIKMPVFPFHTWQPDTYTESPTQATMLLSGIMLKMGIYGVLRWLLPVVPYGVSEWVEVVLVLSIIGIVYASVIAIRQRDLKRLIAYSSIAHVGLISAGIFTMNEQGLQGGVIQMLSHGINVVGLFFIIDIIFSRTKTRDVTSLGGITQTTPALSIFFMILLLGSVALPLTNGFVGEFLLLSGVFQFNYWFGGVAGLTIILGAVYMLRMFQGVMFGTKSPATETFADLTFNEKAVLIPLVIMVFWIGLFPNTFLNISEPAVGKLLHIINR
- a CDS encoding NADH-quinone oxidoreductase subunit N, producing the protein MTSIILLAGFGIINLFMGFLKSKRILLPLVLLFLAIVFGVNLISWNDTQSFFNNMLTIDNFAVAFTGIMVLSTLMLIPFSQSYVTNRDQNLAEYYSLLLFALVGAIMMVSYENMLMLFIGIEIISIAMYVLAGSNKKSLRSNEAALKYFLMGAFFTGVLLFGIVLVYGATGSFDITTIGNTQAIAADGVMNTMFVLGLLLIVIGISFKVAAAPFHFWTPDVYEGTPTLFTAFMSTVVKTAGVAAFYKLMVAAFAASYETWFPTLIAITVLTLVVGNIGAVVQGNVKRMLAYSSISHAGYMLMALVAFNRYSDSSIFFYAIAYSSASIAAFAVLKLVADQRTDSTFTGLNGLGRTNPLLAFAMTVSMLSLAGIPLTAGFFGKFFIFSAVVEAQNMMWLVVVAVILATVGIYYYLKPVIAMYMHPAENQEKIHVSSLASFVLIFITILTILLGIAPALVNNLL